In the Tenrec ecaudatus isolate mTenEca1 chromosome 16, mTenEca1.hap1, whole genome shotgun sequence genome, one interval contains:
- the PITPNM2 gene encoding membrane-associated phosphatidylinositol transfer protein 2 isoform X1, whose amino-acid sequence MIIKEYRIPLPMTVEEYRIAQLYMIQKKSRNETFGEGSGVEILENRPYSDGPGGSGQYTHKVYHVGMHIPGWFRSILPKAALRVVEESWNAYPYTRTRFTCPFVEKFSIDIETFYKTDAGENANVFSLSPVEKNQLMIDFIDIVKDPVPPNEYKTEEDPKLFHSTKTQRGPLSDNWIEEYKKRVFPLMCAYKLCKVEFRYWGMQSKIERFIHDTGLRRVMVRAHRQAWCWQDEWFGLSMENIRELEKEAQLVLSRKMAQFSEDEEATELAKDEGVQDEVSVEPESGSGGGGSSSGEPLAGRGLKKQWSTSSKSSRSSKRGASPSRHSISEWRMQSIARDSDESSDDEFFDAHEDLSDSEDMFPKDISKWNSNDLMDKIESREAEDAPDGLYQPSAPRFRVASSVEQLNIIEDEVGQPLAAPPSKVHVLLLVLHGGTILDTGTGDPNSKQGDTSTMATVFDTVMRVHYPSALGRLAIRLVPCPPVCADAFALVSNLSPYSHDEGCLSSSQDHIPLAALPLLATSSPQYQEAVATVIQRANNAYGDFIKSQEGVTFSGQVCLIGDCVGGVLAFDALCQSSQVTGESRSSSRRGSVVSVQDTDLLSPGILVNAAHCSTSGGGGAGGSSLESSRHLSRSNIDIPRSNGTEDPKRQLPRKRSDSSTYELDTIQQHQAFLSSLHASVLRTEPGARRSSSSALLEGPGSLGRFDFEIADLFLFGCPLGLVLALRKTVIPALDVFQLRPACQQVYNLFHPADPSASRLEPLLERRFHALPPFGVPRYQRYPLGDGSSTLLVESVQRHPELVLEGGPLAPIPPGDGFLETSIPVPTPSGQDGPHHGPGCAEPEALQTHTTVFQEIAAPSSPGTAPPTRGFRRASEISIASQVSGIAESYTASSIAQKAPAPLSHTPSVRRLSLLALPSPLPMAPRPRPQAGQPSPHLERAAHLPDLDIREVAARWWGPKRIDYALYCPDALTAFPTVALPHLFHASYWESTDVVSFLLRQVMRHDNSSILELDGKEVSVFTPSKPREKWQRKRTHVKLRNVTANHRISDAVANEDGPQVLTGRFMYGPLDMVTLTGEKVDVHIMTQPPSGEWLYLDTLVTNSSGRVSYTLPETHRLGVGIYPIKMVVRGDHTFADSYITVLPKGTEFVVFSIDGSFAASVSIMGSDPKVRAGAVDVVRHWQDLGYLIIYVTGRPDMQKQRVVAWLAQHNFPHGVVSFCDGLVHDPLRHKANFLKLLISELHLRVHAAYGSTKDVAVYSAISLSPLQIYIVGRPTKKLQHQCQFITDGYAAHLAQLKYSHRARPARNAATRMALRKGSFGLPGPGDFLRSRNHLLRTISAQPGGAGLRHERTQGQADGERELRGQRSLSMAAGCWGRAVTGRLEPSAPAGPK is encoded by the exons ATGATCATAAAGGAGTACCGGATCCCGCTGCCCATGACCGTGGAGGAGTACCGCATCGCCCAGCTCTACATGATCCAG AAGAAGAGCCGCAACGAGACGTTTGGCGAAGGCAGTGGCGTGGAGATCCTGGAGAACCGGCCATACTCGGACGGCCCCGGCGGCTCCGGGCAGTACACGCACAAGGTGTACCACGTGGGCATGCACATCCCCGGCTGGTTCCGCTCCATCCTGCCCAAAGCTGCACTGCGCGTGGTGGAGGAGTCCTGGAACGCCTACCCCTACACCCGGACCAG GTTCACCTGCCCTTTTGTGGAGAAATTCTCTATCGACATTGAAACCTTCTACAAAACTGATGCTGGTGAAAACGCCAACGTGTTCAGCCTCTCTCCTGTGGAAAAGAACCAGCTGATGATCG ATTTCATCGACATTGTCAAGGACCCCGTGCCCCCCAATGAGTACAAGACAGAAGAGGACCCCAAGCTGTTCCACTCTACCAAGACGCAGCGGGGGCCCCTGTCTGACAATTGGATCGAGGAGTACAAGAAGCGTGTCTTTCCCCTCATGTGCGCCTACAAGCTCTGCAAGGTGGAGTTCCGCTACTGGGGCATGCAGTCCAAGATCGAGCGGTTCATCCATGACACCG GCCTGCGGAGGGTGATGGTGCGGGCCCACCGGCAGGCATGGTGCTGGCAGGATGAGTGGTTCGGACTGAGCATGGAGAACATCCGAGAGCTGGAGAAGGAGGCGCAGCTGGTGCTCTCCCGCAAGATGGCCCAGTTCAGCGAGGACGAGGAGGCCACGGAGCTGGCCAAGGATGAAGGCGTCCAGGACGAGGTCTCCGTGGAGCCTGAGTCCGGCAGTGGTGGCGGAGGCAGCAGCAGTGGGGAACCCCTGGCGGGACGAGGCCTGAAGAAGCAGTGGTCCACATCTTCCAAGTCATCTCGCTCATCCAAGCGGGGAG CTAGTCCTTCTCGCCACAGCATCTCCGAGTGGAGGATGCAGAGCATAGCCAGGGACTCGGACGAGAGCTCCGATGACGAGTTCTTCGACGCCCACG AGGACTTGTCCGACTCAGAGGACATGTTCCCCAAGGACATCAGCAAGTGGAACTCCAACGACCTCATGGACAAGATTGAGAGCCGGGAGGCCGAGGATGCGCCAG ATGGTCTGTATCAGCCGAGCGCCCCCCGGTTCAGAGTGGCCTCTAGCGTGGAACAGTTAAACATCATTGAG GATGAGGTTGGTCAGCCGCTGGCCGCGCCACCCTCCAAGGTGCACGTGCTACTGCTGGTGCTGCACGGGGGCACCATCCTGGACACGGGCACTGGGGATCCCAACTCCAAGCAGGGCGACACCAGCACCATGGCCACTGTGTTCGACACGGTCATGCGTGTGCACTACCCCAGCGCCCTGGGCCGCCTTGCCATCCGCCTGGTGCCCTGCCCGCCCGTCTGCGCCGACGCCTTCGCCCTTGTCTCCAA cctcagcccctaTAGCCACGATGAAGGCTGTCTGTCCAGCAGCCAGGACCACATCCCCCTGGCTGCGCTGCCCTTGCTGGCCACCTCCTCGCCCCAGTACCAGGAGGCAGTTGCCACGGTGATCCAGAGGGCCAACAATGCCTATGGAGACTTTATCAAGTCCCAGGAGGGCGTGACCTTCAGTGGGCAG GTCTGCCTGATCGGAGACTGTGTCGGGGGCGTCCTGGCCTTTGATGCCTTGTGCCAGAGCAGCCAGGTCACGGGCGAGAGCCGGAGCAGCAGCCGGCGGGGCAGTGTGGTCAGTGTGCAG GACACTGACCTCCTGTCCCCGGGCATCCTGGTGAATGCAGCGCACTGCTCCACCAGTGGTGGCGGGGGTGCCGGGGGCTCCAGTCTGGAGAGCAGCCGGCACCTGAGCCGCAGCAACATCGACATTCCTCGAAGCAATGGCACTGAGGACCCCAAGAGGCAGCTGCCCCGCAAGAGGAGCGACTCGTCCACCTATGAACTGGACACCATCCAGCAGCACCAGGCCTTCCTGTCTAG CCTCCATGCCAGCGTGCTGAGGACAGAGCCTGGTGCCCGCCGCTcaagcagctctgccctgctggAAGGCCCAGGGTCTCTGGGCAGGTTTGATTTTGAGATCGCCGACCTCTTCCTGTTCGGGTGCCCGCTGGGGCTGGTCCTGGCCTTGAGGAAGACAGTCATCCCTGCCCTGGACG TTTTCCAGCTGCGGCCCGCCTGCCAGCAAGTTTACAACCTGTTCCACCCTGCTGACCCGTCTGCCTCGCGCCTGGAGCCCCTGCTGGAGCGCCGCTTCCACGCCCTGCCGCCCTTCGGTGTCCCCCGCTACCAGCGTTACCCACTGGGTGATGGCAGCTCCACGCTGCTGG TCGAGAGCGTGCAGAGACACCCTGAGCTGGTCCTGGAGGGCGGCCCCCTGGCCCCCATCCCGCCTGGGGATGGCTTTCTGGAAACCAGTATCCCTGTGCCCACTCCCTCCGGGCAGGATGGCCCTCACCATGGCCCAGGCTGTGCTGAGC CTGAAGCCCTCCAGACCCACACCACCGTCTTCCAGGAGATcgctgccccctcctcccctggcACGGCCCCCCCAACCCGTGGCTTCCGCCGAGCTAGTGAGATCAGCATCGCCAGCCAGGTGTCGGGCATAGCCGAGAGCTACACAGCGTCCAGCATCGCCCAGA AGGCCCCTGCACCTCTCAGCCACACCCCCAGTGTCAGGCGTCTGTCCCTGCTGGCTttgccctccccactccccatggctcccaggccccgcccacagGCTGGGCAGCCAAGCCCCCACCTGGAGAGGGCTGCCCACCTCCCAGACTTGGACATCAGAGAAG TTGCAGCCAGGTGGTGGGGCCCGAAACGCATTGACTATGCACTGTACTGCCCGGACGCATTGACGGCCTTTCCCACCGTGGCCCTGCCCCACCTCTTCCACGCCAGCTACTGGGAATCCACCGATGTGGTCTCCTTCCTGCTGAGACAG GTCATGAGGCATGACAATTCCAGCATCTTGGAGCTGGACGGCAAGGAGGTGTCAGTGTTTACCCCCTCCAAGCCTCGGGAGAAGTGGCAACGCAAGAGGACCCACGTGAAACTGCGG AACGTGACAGCCAATCACCGGATCAGCGACGCAGTGGCCAATGAGGATGGCCCACAGGTCCTGACTGGTCGGTTCATGTACGGGCCCCTGGACATGGTCACCCTGACTGGGGAGAAG GTGGACGTGCACATCATGACGCAGCCGCCCTCGGGCGAGTGGCTCTACCTGGACACGTTGGTGACCAATAGCAGTGGGCgtgtctcctacaccctccctgAGACCCACCGTCTGGGTGTAGGCATCTACCCCATCAAGATGGTGGTCAG GGGGGACCACACGTTTGCCGATAGTTACATCACCGTGCTGCCCAAAGGCACGGAGTTTGTGGTCTTCAGCATCGACGGCTCCTTTGCCGCCAGCGTGTCCATCATGGGCAGTGACCCCAAGGTGCGGGCCGGGGCTGTGGACGTGGTGCG GCACTGGCAGGACCTGGGCTACCTCATCATCTATGTGACTGGCCGGCCGGACATGCAGAAGCAGCGGGTGGTGGCCTGGCTGGCCCAGCACAACTTTCCCCACGGTGTGGTATCCTTCTGTGACGGCCTGGTGCACGACCCGCTGCGGCACAAGGCCAACTTCCTGAAGCTGCTCATCTCTGAG TTGCATCTGCGCGTGCACGCGGCCTACGGCTCCACTAAGGACGTGGCGGTCTACAGTGCCATCAGCCTGTCGCCCCTGCAGATCTACATAGTGGGGCGCCCCACCAAGAAGCTGCAGCACCAGTGCCAG tTCATCACAGACGGCTACGCAGCCCACCTGGCCCAGCTCAAGTACAGCCACCGGGCGCGGCCGGCCCGCAACGCGGCCACGCGCATGGCGCTGCGCAAGGGCAGCTTCGGCCTGCCGGGCCCCGGGGACTTCTTGCGCTCGCGCAACCACCTGCTGCGCACCATCTCGGCGCAGCCGGGAGGCGCCGGCCTCCGGCACGAGCGGACGCAGGGCCAGGCGGACGGTGAGCGCGAGCTGCGCGGCCAGCGCAGTCTCAGCATGGCCGCCGGCTGCTGGGGCCGCGCCGTTACCGGGCGGCTGGAGCCAAGTGCGCCCGCTGGCCCCAAGTAA
- the PITPNM2 gene encoding membrane-associated phosphatidylinositol transfer protein 2 isoform X3, translated as MIIKEYRIPLPMTVEEYRIAQLYMIQKKSRNETFGEGSGVEILENRPYSDGPGGSGQYTHKVYHVGMHIPGWFRSILPKAALRVVEESWNAYPYTRTRFTCPFVEKFSIDIETFYKTDAGENANVFSLSPVEKNQLMIDFIDIVKDPVPPNEYKTEEDPKLFHSTKTQRGPLSDNWIEEYKKRVFPLMCAYKLCKVEFRYWGMQSKIERFIHDTGLRRVMVRAHRQAWCWQDEWFGLSMENIRELEKEAQLVLSRKMAQFSEDEEATELAKDEGVQDEVSVEPESGSGGGGSSSGEPLAGRGLKKQWSTSSKSSRSSKRGASPSRHSISEWRMQSIARDSDESSDDEFFDAHEDLSDSEDMFPKDISKWNSNDLMDKIESREAEDAPDGLYQPSAPRFRVASSVEQLNIIEDEVGQPLAAPPSKVHVLLLVLHGGTILDTGTGDPNSKQGDTSTMATVFDTVMRVHYPSALGRLAIRLVPCPPVCADAFALVSNLSPYSHDEGCLSSSQDHIPLAALPLLATSSPQYQEAVATVIQRANNAYGDFIKSQEGVTFSGQVCLIGDCVGGVLAFDALCQSSQVTGESRSSSRRGSVVSVQDTDLLSPGILVNAAHCSTSGGGGAGGSSLESSRHLSRSNIDIPRSNGTEDPKRQLPRKRSDSSTYELDTIQQHQAFLSSLHASVLRTEPGARRSSSSALLEGPGSLGRFDFEIADLFLFGCPLGLVLALRKTVIPALDVFQLRPACQQVYNLFHPADPSASRLEPLLERRFHALPPFGVPRYQRYPLGDGSSTLLVESVQRHPELVLEGGPLAPIPPGDGFLETSIPVPTPSGQDGPHHGPGCAEPEALQTHTTVFQEIAAPSSPGTAPPTRGFRRASEISIASQVSGIAESYTASSIAQIAARWWGPKRIDYALYCPDALTAFPTVALPHLFHASYWESTDVVSFLLRQVMRHDNSSILELDGKEVSVFTPSKPREKWQRKRTHVKLRNVTANHRISDAVANEDGPQVLTGRFMYGPLDMVTLTGEKVDVHIMTQPPSGEWLYLDTLVTNSSGRVSYTLPETHRLGVGIYPIKMVVRGDHTFADSYITVLPKGTEFVVFSIDGSFAASVSIMGSDPKVRAGAVDVVRHWQDLGYLIIYVTGRPDMQKQRVVAWLAQHNFPHGVVSFCDGLVHDPLRHKANFLKLLISELHLRVHAAYGSTKDVAVYSAISLSPLQIYIVGRPTKKLQHQCQFITDGYAAHLAQLKYSHRARPARNAATRMALRKGSFGLPGPGDFLRSRNHLLRTISAQPGGAGLRHERTQGQADGERELRGQRSLSMAAGCWGRAVTGRLEPSAPAGPK; from the exons ATGATCATAAAGGAGTACCGGATCCCGCTGCCCATGACCGTGGAGGAGTACCGCATCGCCCAGCTCTACATGATCCAG AAGAAGAGCCGCAACGAGACGTTTGGCGAAGGCAGTGGCGTGGAGATCCTGGAGAACCGGCCATACTCGGACGGCCCCGGCGGCTCCGGGCAGTACACGCACAAGGTGTACCACGTGGGCATGCACATCCCCGGCTGGTTCCGCTCCATCCTGCCCAAAGCTGCACTGCGCGTGGTGGAGGAGTCCTGGAACGCCTACCCCTACACCCGGACCAG GTTCACCTGCCCTTTTGTGGAGAAATTCTCTATCGACATTGAAACCTTCTACAAAACTGATGCTGGTGAAAACGCCAACGTGTTCAGCCTCTCTCCTGTGGAAAAGAACCAGCTGATGATCG ATTTCATCGACATTGTCAAGGACCCCGTGCCCCCCAATGAGTACAAGACAGAAGAGGACCCCAAGCTGTTCCACTCTACCAAGACGCAGCGGGGGCCCCTGTCTGACAATTGGATCGAGGAGTACAAGAAGCGTGTCTTTCCCCTCATGTGCGCCTACAAGCTCTGCAAGGTGGAGTTCCGCTACTGGGGCATGCAGTCCAAGATCGAGCGGTTCATCCATGACACCG GCCTGCGGAGGGTGATGGTGCGGGCCCACCGGCAGGCATGGTGCTGGCAGGATGAGTGGTTCGGACTGAGCATGGAGAACATCCGAGAGCTGGAGAAGGAGGCGCAGCTGGTGCTCTCCCGCAAGATGGCCCAGTTCAGCGAGGACGAGGAGGCCACGGAGCTGGCCAAGGATGAAGGCGTCCAGGACGAGGTCTCCGTGGAGCCTGAGTCCGGCAGTGGTGGCGGAGGCAGCAGCAGTGGGGAACCCCTGGCGGGACGAGGCCTGAAGAAGCAGTGGTCCACATCTTCCAAGTCATCTCGCTCATCCAAGCGGGGAG CTAGTCCTTCTCGCCACAGCATCTCCGAGTGGAGGATGCAGAGCATAGCCAGGGACTCGGACGAGAGCTCCGATGACGAGTTCTTCGACGCCCACG AGGACTTGTCCGACTCAGAGGACATGTTCCCCAAGGACATCAGCAAGTGGAACTCCAACGACCTCATGGACAAGATTGAGAGCCGGGAGGCCGAGGATGCGCCAG ATGGTCTGTATCAGCCGAGCGCCCCCCGGTTCAGAGTGGCCTCTAGCGTGGAACAGTTAAACATCATTGAG GATGAGGTTGGTCAGCCGCTGGCCGCGCCACCCTCCAAGGTGCACGTGCTACTGCTGGTGCTGCACGGGGGCACCATCCTGGACACGGGCACTGGGGATCCCAACTCCAAGCAGGGCGACACCAGCACCATGGCCACTGTGTTCGACACGGTCATGCGTGTGCACTACCCCAGCGCCCTGGGCCGCCTTGCCATCCGCCTGGTGCCCTGCCCGCCCGTCTGCGCCGACGCCTTCGCCCTTGTCTCCAA cctcagcccctaTAGCCACGATGAAGGCTGTCTGTCCAGCAGCCAGGACCACATCCCCCTGGCTGCGCTGCCCTTGCTGGCCACCTCCTCGCCCCAGTACCAGGAGGCAGTTGCCACGGTGATCCAGAGGGCCAACAATGCCTATGGAGACTTTATCAAGTCCCAGGAGGGCGTGACCTTCAGTGGGCAG GTCTGCCTGATCGGAGACTGTGTCGGGGGCGTCCTGGCCTTTGATGCCTTGTGCCAGAGCAGCCAGGTCACGGGCGAGAGCCGGAGCAGCAGCCGGCGGGGCAGTGTGGTCAGTGTGCAG GACACTGACCTCCTGTCCCCGGGCATCCTGGTGAATGCAGCGCACTGCTCCACCAGTGGTGGCGGGGGTGCCGGGGGCTCCAGTCTGGAGAGCAGCCGGCACCTGAGCCGCAGCAACATCGACATTCCTCGAAGCAATGGCACTGAGGACCCCAAGAGGCAGCTGCCCCGCAAGAGGAGCGACTCGTCCACCTATGAACTGGACACCATCCAGCAGCACCAGGCCTTCCTGTCTAG CCTCCATGCCAGCGTGCTGAGGACAGAGCCTGGTGCCCGCCGCTcaagcagctctgccctgctggAAGGCCCAGGGTCTCTGGGCAGGTTTGATTTTGAGATCGCCGACCTCTTCCTGTTCGGGTGCCCGCTGGGGCTGGTCCTGGCCTTGAGGAAGACAGTCATCCCTGCCCTGGACG TTTTCCAGCTGCGGCCCGCCTGCCAGCAAGTTTACAACCTGTTCCACCCTGCTGACCCGTCTGCCTCGCGCCTGGAGCCCCTGCTGGAGCGCCGCTTCCACGCCCTGCCGCCCTTCGGTGTCCCCCGCTACCAGCGTTACCCACTGGGTGATGGCAGCTCCACGCTGCTGG TCGAGAGCGTGCAGAGACACCCTGAGCTGGTCCTGGAGGGCGGCCCCCTGGCCCCCATCCCGCCTGGGGATGGCTTTCTGGAAACCAGTATCCCTGTGCCCACTCCCTCCGGGCAGGATGGCCCTCACCATGGCCCAGGCTGTGCTGAGC CTGAAGCCCTCCAGACCCACACCACCGTCTTCCAGGAGATcgctgccccctcctcccctggcACGGCCCCCCCAACCCGTGGCTTCCGCCGAGCTAGTGAGATCAGCATCGCCAGCCAGGTGTCGGGCATAGCCGAGAGCTACACAGCGTCCAGCATCGCCCAGA TTGCAGCCAGGTGGTGGGGCCCGAAACGCATTGACTATGCACTGTACTGCCCGGACGCATTGACGGCCTTTCCCACCGTGGCCCTGCCCCACCTCTTCCACGCCAGCTACTGGGAATCCACCGATGTGGTCTCCTTCCTGCTGAGACAG GTCATGAGGCATGACAATTCCAGCATCTTGGAGCTGGACGGCAAGGAGGTGTCAGTGTTTACCCCCTCCAAGCCTCGGGAGAAGTGGCAACGCAAGAGGACCCACGTGAAACTGCGG AACGTGACAGCCAATCACCGGATCAGCGACGCAGTGGCCAATGAGGATGGCCCACAGGTCCTGACTGGTCGGTTCATGTACGGGCCCCTGGACATGGTCACCCTGACTGGGGAGAAG GTGGACGTGCACATCATGACGCAGCCGCCCTCGGGCGAGTGGCTCTACCTGGACACGTTGGTGACCAATAGCAGTGGGCgtgtctcctacaccctccctgAGACCCACCGTCTGGGTGTAGGCATCTACCCCATCAAGATGGTGGTCAG GGGGGACCACACGTTTGCCGATAGTTACATCACCGTGCTGCCCAAAGGCACGGAGTTTGTGGTCTTCAGCATCGACGGCTCCTTTGCCGCCAGCGTGTCCATCATGGGCAGTGACCCCAAGGTGCGGGCCGGGGCTGTGGACGTGGTGCG GCACTGGCAGGACCTGGGCTACCTCATCATCTATGTGACTGGCCGGCCGGACATGCAGAAGCAGCGGGTGGTGGCCTGGCTGGCCCAGCACAACTTTCCCCACGGTGTGGTATCCTTCTGTGACGGCCTGGTGCACGACCCGCTGCGGCACAAGGCCAACTTCCTGAAGCTGCTCATCTCTGAG TTGCATCTGCGCGTGCACGCGGCCTACGGCTCCACTAAGGACGTGGCGGTCTACAGTGCCATCAGCCTGTCGCCCCTGCAGATCTACATAGTGGGGCGCCCCACCAAGAAGCTGCAGCACCAGTGCCAG tTCATCACAGACGGCTACGCAGCCCACCTGGCCCAGCTCAAGTACAGCCACCGGGCGCGGCCGGCCCGCAACGCGGCCACGCGCATGGCGCTGCGCAAGGGCAGCTTCGGCCTGCCGGGCCCCGGGGACTTCTTGCGCTCGCGCAACCACCTGCTGCGCACCATCTCGGCGCAGCCGGGAGGCGCCGGCCTCCGGCACGAGCGGACGCAGGGCCAGGCGGACGGTGAGCGCGAGCTGCGCGGCCAGCGCAGTCTCAGCATGGCCGCCGGCTGCTGGGGCCGCGCCGTTACCGGGCGGCTGGAGCCAAGTGCGCCCGCTGGCCCCAAGTAA